In bacterium, a genomic segment contains:
- a CDS encoding D-alanyl-D-alanine carboxypeptidase, producing MNLAFKSVILAFLLLSFCSLNPAYSAPRKYKSAILMEAETGRILFAMNIHRRLHPASMVKMMLALIVMEKVKQGEISLSDKIKVSRHASMIGGSQVYLKEGEVFTLRDMMKAIMIKSACDVAVAVSEHIGGSTNKFLVLMNKRASELKMRDTIFKTTNGLPKVQNGHSGDMSSAYDMAILARELVKYPTVLEWTNTKTDTFRNGKFILTNTNKLLKTFPELDGLKTGYYRRAGWSFTATAKKGDMRLISVVMGSPTKELRFDKTKEIMDMGFKNYTKLCLVKEEDVVFENIPVIMGNRRYINGISSKDITLVIRKSDKKKIVKQKILFDRIQAPVKKGQRIGCMLIKLDKKTIAETSIVAPENVDKISRFRWFMREYIF from the coding sequence ATGAATTTAGCTTTTAAATCTGTAATTTTAGCGTTCTTGCTCCTGAGCTTCTGCAGCCTAAACCCAGCCTATTCTGCTCCAAGAAAATATAAATCAGCAATACTTATGGAAGCAGAGACAGGCAGGATACTCTTTGCCATGAATATACACAGAAGATTACATCCTGCTTCAATGGTTAAAATGATGCTTGCACTCATTGTTATGGAAAAGGTCAAGCAAGGAGAGATTAGTCTAAGTGATAAAATAAAAGTATCAAGACATGCGAGCATGATAGGAGGATCACAAGTATATCTGAAGGAGGGAGAAGTTTTTACATTAAGAGATATGATGAAAGCTATTATGATAAAATCTGCGTGTGACGTGGCTGTTGCTGTTAGTGAACATATAGGCGGCAGCACCAATAAGTTTCTTGTGTTAATGAATAAGAGAGCATCCGAACTTAAAATGCGCGATACTATATTCAAAACTACAAACGGGCTTCCAAAAGTCCAGAATGGTCATAGCGGAGATATGTCCTCTGCTTATGACATGGCGATTCTGGCAAGAGAACTTGTTAAATATCCAACAGTACTTGAATGGACTAATACAAAAACAGACACATTCAGAAATGGGAAGTTTATTTTAACCAATACGAACAAGCTTCTTAAAACATTTCCTGAGCTTGACGGGTTGAAAACAGGTTATTACCGAAGGGCAGGCTGGAGCTTCACTGCTACTGCAAAAAAAGGCGATATGAGGCTCATTTCTGTAGTTATGGGCAGTCCTACAAAAGAACTACGGTTCGATAAAACAAAAGAAATCATGGATATGGGGTTTAAGAATTATACAAAATTGTGTCTGGTGAAAGAGGAAGATGTTGTTTTTGAAAATATTCCAGTCATAATGGGAAATAGAAGATACATTAATGGTATTAGCAGTAAAGATATAACATTAGTCATAAGAAAAAGTGACAAAAAGAAGATTGTTAAGCAAAAAATCCTGTTTGATAGAATACAAGCGCCTGTTAAAAAAGGCCAGAGAATTGGATGTATGCTGATAAAGCTGGACAAAAAGACAATAGCTGAAACAAGTATAGTTGCTCCGGAGAATGTCGATAAAATCAGCAGATTCAGATGGTTTATGAGAGAATATATTTTTTAA